Proteins found in one Chlamydia pneumoniae TW-183 genomic segment:
- the hisS gene encoding histidine--tRNA ligase — protein sequence MTVTLPKGVFDIFPYLADAKQLWRHTSLWHSVEKAIHTVCMLYGFCEIRTPIFEKSEVFLHVGEESDVVKKEVYSFLDRKGRSMTLRPEGTAAVVRSFLEHGASHRSDNKFYYILPMFRYERQQAGRYRQHHQFGVEAIGVRHPLRDAEVLALLWDFYSRVGLQHMQIQLNFLGGSETRFRYDKVLRAYLKESMGELSALSQQRFSTNVLRILDSKEPEDQEIIRQAPPILDYVSDEDLKYFNEILDALRVLEIPYAINPRLVRGLDYYSDLVFEATTTFQEVSYALGGGGRYDGLISAFGGASLPACGFGVGLERAIQTLLAQKRIEPQFPHKLRLIPMEPDADQFCLEWSQHLRRLGIPTEVDWSHKKVKGALKAASTEQVSFVCLIGERELISQQLVIKNMSLRKEFFGTKEEVEQRLLYEIQNTPL from the coding sequence GTGACTGTAACTCTCCCCAAAGGGGTCTTTGATATATTTCCTTATCTTGCAGATGCTAAACAATTGTGGCGTCACACTTCACTTTGGCATAGTGTTGAGAAGGCAATTCATACCGTTTGCATGCTTTATGGATTTTGTGAAATTCGTACTCCTATTTTTGAAAAATCAGAAGTGTTTTTACATGTAGGGGAAGAAAGTGATGTTGTTAAAAAAGAAGTCTATTCGTTTTTAGATAGAAAAGGTCGTTCCATGACTTTGCGTCCCGAAGGGACTGCCGCTGTTGTCCGTTCTTTTCTTGAACACGGGGCCTCTCATCGAAGTGATAATAAGTTCTATTATATTCTTCCCATGTTTCGCTACGAACGTCAGCAAGCGGGTAGATATCGTCAACACCATCAGTTCGGTGTTGAGGCTATTGGTGTGCGTCACCCTCTAAGAGATGCAGAAGTTCTCGCTTTGCTTTGGGATTTCTACTCTCGTGTCGGTTTGCAACATATGCAAATTCAACTCAATTTCTTAGGAGGAAGTGAGACAAGATTTCGATACGATAAGGTTCTACGCGCTTATTTGAAAGAGTCCATGGGAGAATTATCGGCATTAAGCCAGCAGAGATTTTCAACGAATGTTTTGCGTATTTTGGATTCAAAGGAGCCTGAAGATCAAGAAATTATCCGTCAAGCGCCCCCGATTCTAGACTATGTTTCTGATGAAGATCTTAAGTATTTTAATGAAATTTTAGACGCTTTGAGAGTTTTAGAAATCCCATATGCTATCAATCCTCGTTTAGTGCGTGGTTTGGATTATTATTCAGACTTAGTCTTTGAAGCGACTACCACATTCCAAGAGGTCTCTTATGCCTTAGGGGGAGGCGGGCGCTATGACGGCTTGATTTCAGCTTTTGGAGGAGCTTCTCTTCCTGCCTGTGGTTTCGGTGTTGGCCTTGAAAGAGCGATTCAAACGTTATTAGCTCAAAAGCGTATTGAGCCACAGTTCCCTCATAAACTGCGTTTGATTCCAATGGAACCAGATGCGGATCAGTTTTGTTTGGAATGGTCGCAACATTTGCGACGGTTAGGAATCCCTACGGAAGTCGATTGGTCTCATAAAAAAGTAAAAGGAGCTCTAAAAGCAGCGAGTACAGAACAGGTTTCTTTCGTTTGCTTAATCGGTGAGCGAGAGTTAATTTCTCAACAGTTAGTTATTAAAAATATGTCTCTGCGTAAAGAATTCTTTGGAACAAAAGAAGAAGTAGAGCAAAGGTTGTTATATGAAATACAGAACACACCGTTGTAA
- a CDS encoding MFS transporter, translating into MNVWTKFFQPPKHIKEIEDQEVVKKKYKYWRIRIFYSMFIGYIFYYFTRKSFTFAMPTLIADLGFDKAQLGIIGSTLYFSYGISKFVSGVMSDQSNPRYFMAIGLMITGLTNIFFGMSSSIVLFALWWGLNGWFQGWGWPPCARLLTHWYAKSERGTWWSVWSTSHNIGGALIPILTGFIIDYSGWRGAMYVPGILCIGMGLVLINRLRDTPQSLGLPPIEKYKRDPHHAHHEGKSASEGTEEIERELSTREILFTYVLTNQWLWFLAAASFFIYIVRMAVNDWSALFLIETKHYAAVKANFCVSLFEIGGLFGMLVAGWLSDKISKGNRGPMNVLFSLGLLFAILGMWFSRSHNQWWVDGTLLFVIGFFLYGPQMMIGLAAAELSHKKAAGTASGFTGWFAYFGATFAGYPLGKVTDVWGWKGFFIALLACASIALLLFLPTWNATEKNTRSKA; encoded by the coding sequence ATGAACGTTTGGACTAAATTTTTCCAACCTCCAAAGCACATTAAAGAAATTGAAGACCAAGAAGTGGTCAAGAAAAAATACAAATACTGGCGTATTCGTATTTTCTATAGCATGTTCATCGGCTACATTTTCTATTATTTCACAAGAAAAAGCTTTACCTTTGCGATGCCCACGCTAATTGCTGATTTGGGTTTTGATAAAGCGCAATTAGGGATCATAGGAAGTACCTTATATTTTTCTTATGGAATCAGTAAGTTTGTTAGCGGAGTCATGTCCGACCAATCCAATCCTAGATATTTCATGGCTATAGGATTGATGATTACAGGGCTCACTAACATCTTTTTCGGGATGTCATCCTCTATTGTATTATTTGCTCTTTGGTGGGGACTAAACGGATGGTTCCAAGGGTGGGGCTGGCCTCCATGTGCTCGTCTACTCACCCACTGGTATGCGAAATCAGAACGGGGCACTTGGTGGAGTGTGTGGAGTACCTCCCACAATATTGGGGGAGCACTTATTCCTATTCTCACAGGATTCATTATTGATTATAGTGGATGGCGGGGAGCCATGTATGTTCCAGGCATTCTTTGTATTGGAATGGGTTTAGTTTTAATTAATCGTTTACGAGACACGCCTCAGTCCTTAGGGCTACCTCCTATAGAGAAGTACAAGCGTGATCCCCATCACGCACATCACGAGGGCAAATCAGCCTCAGAAGGAACTGAGGAAATCGAACGCGAGCTATCCACTAGAGAAATTCTTTTTACCTATGTCCTTACAAATCAGTGGCTTTGGTTTTTAGCTGCTGCCTCGTTCTTTATTTATATAGTACGAATGGCAGTCAACGATTGGAGCGCTTTATTCCTTATTGAGACAAAACATTATGCGGCAGTGAAAGCCAATTTTTGCGTATCTCTATTTGAGATTGGTGGTTTATTCGGCATGCTAGTTGCTGGTTGGTTATCTGATAAGATTTCTAAGGGCAATCGTGGGCCTATGAACGTCCTCTTCTCTTTAGGTTTGCTGTTTGCTATTTTAGGCATGTGGTTTTCACGTAGTCATAATCAGTGGTGGGTGGACGGAACCTTACTTTTCGTTATTGGTTTTTTCTTATACGGCCCTCAAATGATGATCGGTCTAGCAGCAGCAGAACTCTCTCATAAAAAAGCTGCTGGTACTGCTAGCGGATTTACTGGATGGTTCGCTTATTTTGGAGCTACCTTTGCAGGGTATCCTTTAGGAAAGGTTACTGATGTTTGGGGGTGGAAAGGGTTTTTCATTGCTCTCTTAGCCTGTGCATCCATAGCTTTATTGCTCTTTTTACCAACTTGGAACGCTACGGAGAAAAACACTCGTAGTAAAGCCTAG
- the dnaE gene encoding DNA polymerase III subunit alpha, producing the protein MTWIPLHCHSQYSVLDAMSSIKDFVAKGQEFGIPALALTDHGNLYGAVDFYKECTQKGIQPIIGCECYIAPGSRFDKKKEKRSRAAHHLILLCKNEQGYRNLCILTSLAFTEGFYYFPRIDKDLLRQYSEGLICLSGCLSSSVSDAALKSPEALLLELQWFQDLFKDDYFTEVQLHKMSEESIAGFKEEWLKQEYYSLIEKQIKVNTAVLEASKRLGIPTVATNDIHYINANDWQAHEILLNVQSGETVRIAKQNTHIPNPKRKVYRSREYYFKSPAQMAELFKDIPEVISNTLEVAKRCDFTFDFSKKHYPIYVPESLKTLNSYTEEDRYQASAVFLKQLAEEALPKKYSSEVLAHIAKKFPHRDPIDIVKERMDMEMAIIIPKGMCDYLLIVWDIIHWAKANGIPVGPGRGSGAGSVLLFLLGITEIEPIRFDLFFERFINPERLSYPDIDIDICMAGRERVINYAIERHGKDNVAQIITFGTMKAKMAVKDVGRTLDMALSKVNHIAKHIPDLNTTLSKALETDPDLHQLYINDAESAQVIDMALCLEGSIRNTGVHAAGVIICGDQLTNHIPICISKDSTMITTQYSMKPVESVGMLKVDLLGLKTLTSINIAMSAIEKKTGQSLAMATLPLDDATTFSLLHQGKTMGIFQMESKGMQELAKNLRPDLFEEIIAMGALYRPGPMDMIPSFINRKHGKEIIEYDHPLMESILKETYGIMVYQEQVMQIAGALASYSLGEGDVLRRAMGKKDFQQMEQEREKFCKRACNNGIDPELATVIFDKMEKFAAYGFNKSHAAAYGLITYTTAYLKANYPKEWLAALLTCDSDDIEKIGKLIREAQSMGIPILPPHINVSSNHFVATDEGIRFAMGAIKGIGRGLIESIVEERDHHGPYESIRDFIQRSDLKKVSKKSIESLIDAGCFDCFDSNRDLLLASVEPLYEAIAKDKKEAASGVMTFFTLGAMDRKNEVPICLPKDIPTRSKKELLKKEKELLGIYLTEHPMDTVRDHLSRLSVVLAGEFENLPHGSVVRTVFIIDKVTTKISSKAQKKFAVLRVSDGIDSYELPIWPDMYEEQQELLEEDRLIYAILVLDKRSDSLRISCRWMKDLSIVNENIIYECDQAFDRIKNQVQKMSFTMSTSGKETKAKGNKPNENGHTQALAPVTLSLDLNELRHSHLCILKKIVQKHPGSRTLVLVFTQDNERVASMSPDDAYFVCEDIEELRQELVTADLPVRVITV; encoded by the coding sequence TTGACCTGGATACCCCTTCACTGTCATTCTCAATACTCTGTTCTTGATGCAATGAGCTCCATCAAAGATTTCGTTGCGAAAGGTCAGGAATTTGGAATTCCCGCTCTGGCTCTAACAGACCATGGGAATCTTTATGGAGCTGTTGATTTCTATAAAGAATGCACTCAAAAAGGGATCCAACCCATCATTGGTTGCGAGTGTTATATTGCTCCAGGATCACGTTTCGATAAGAAAAAAGAGAAGCGTAGTCGTGCAGCACACCATCTCATTTTATTATGTAAAAATGAACAAGGGTACCGCAACCTTTGTATTTTAACCTCCCTAGCATTTACTGAGGGTTTCTATTACTTTCCTCGGATAGACAAGGATCTTTTGAGACAGTACTCTGAAGGCTTAATCTGTTTATCTGGTTGTTTATCTAGTTCTGTTTCAGATGCTGCCTTAAAATCTCCGGAAGCTCTGCTTCTTGAATTGCAATGGTTTCAAGACCTATTCAAAGATGATTATTTCACAGAAGTACAACTACACAAGATGTCCGAAGAGAGCATTGCAGGCTTTAAAGAGGAATGGTTAAAGCAAGAATATTACTCTCTCATTGAAAAACAGATCAAAGTCAATACTGCAGTGTTAGAAGCAAGTAAGCGCTTAGGCATTCCTACTGTAGCTACGAATGACATCCATTACATCAATGCAAACGATTGGCAAGCTCATGAAATCCTGTTGAATGTCCAATCTGGGGAGACTGTGCGGATTGCGAAACAGAATACTCATATCCCCAATCCTAAACGAAAGGTCTATCGCAGTCGCGAGTACTATTTTAAATCCCCTGCGCAAATGGCAGAGTTATTTAAAGATATTCCTGAGGTCATTTCCAACACATTAGAAGTTGCCAAACGGTGTGATTTTACTTTTGATTTTTCCAAGAAACACTACCCTATCTATGTCCCTGAATCTTTAAAAACCTTAAACAGCTACACGGAGGAAGACCGTTATCAAGCTTCTGCAGTCTTCTTAAAACAGCTAGCTGAAGAAGCTTTGCCTAAGAAATACTCTTCTGAAGTTCTTGCTCATATTGCTAAGAAATTTCCACATCGGGACCCTATCGATATTGTCAAAGAAAGGATGGACATGGAGATGGCCATCATCATTCCTAAAGGAATGTGTGACTATCTTTTGATTGTTTGGGACATTATTCATTGGGCCAAAGCAAATGGCATTCCTGTAGGCCCTGGAAGAGGTTCAGGAGCTGGATCCGTATTACTATTTTTGTTAGGGATCACAGAAATCGAGCCCATACGATTTGATTTATTCTTTGAGAGATTTATCAATCCTGAGCGTTTGTCTTACCCAGATATTGACATCGATATTTGCATGGCAGGACGTGAACGTGTCATTAATTATGCAATTGAGCGTCATGGCAAAGATAATGTAGCTCAAATCATTACTTTTGGAACTATGAAAGCCAAAATGGCTGTCAAAGATGTGGGAAGAACTTTAGACATGGCCTTATCTAAAGTGAACCACATTGCGAAACATATTCCAGATTTAAATACTACGTTGTCTAAAGCTTTAGAAACAGATCCTGACCTACATCAGCTCTATATTAACGATGCCGAATCTGCACAAGTGATTGATATGGCGCTTTGCTTAGAAGGCTCCATACGGAATACAGGGGTTCATGCTGCTGGTGTGATTATCTGTGGAGACCAGCTGACCAATCACATTCCGATTTGTATTTCTAAAGACTCCACAATGATTACAACACAATACTCTATGAAACCCGTGGAGAGTGTTGGAATGCTTAAAGTCGACTTATTAGGGCTCAAGACTTTAACCAGTATCAATATTGCAATGTCTGCAATTGAAAAGAAAACAGGACAATCGCTAGCTATGGCGACACTGCCTTTGGATGATGCCACCACATTTTCTCTTTTACATCAGGGAAAGACTATGGGGATATTTCAAATGGAATCCAAGGGGATGCAAGAATTAGCAAAAAACCTACGCCCTGACCTCTTTGAGGAAATCATTGCTATGGGTGCTTTATACCGCCCAGGCCCTATGGATATGATTCCTTCTTTTATTAACCGCAAGCATGGCAAAGAAATTATAGAATACGACCATCCCCTTATGGAATCCATTCTTAAGGAAACCTATGGAATTATGGTCTACCAAGAGCAAGTCATGCAGATTGCTGGTGCATTAGCTAGTTATTCTCTTGGAGAAGGTGATGTATTACGACGTGCCATGGGGAAGAAAGACTTCCAACAGATGGAGCAGGAGCGCGAAAAGTTCTGTAAACGCGCCTGCAATAACGGCATAGATCCTGAGTTAGCGACTGTCATCTTTGATAAGATGGAAAAATTTGCTGCCTACGGCTTTAACAAATCTCATGCTGCTGCCTATGGCTTGATTACTTATACAACGGCGTATCTCAAAGCAAATTATCCTAAAGAGTGGCTTGCGGCCTTACTTACCTGTGATTCTGACGATATTGAGAAGATAGGAAAACTGATTCGAGAAGCTCAGAGTATGGGCATTCCGATTCTTCCTCCTCATATCAATGTCTCTAGCAATCACTTTGTAGCTACTGATGAAGGCATACGCTTTGCGATGGGAGCTATTAAAGGGATTGGGCGTGGTTTAATTGAGAGCATTGTAGAAGAGAGAGATCATCATGGTCCTTATGAGAGCATCCGCGACTTTATCCAGAGGTCTGATTTAAAAAAAGTTTCGAAAAAAAGTATAGAAAGTTTAATCGATGCGGGTTGTTTTGATTGCTTTGATTCTAACCGAGATTTGCTGTTAGCCTCTGTAGAGCCCCTCTATGAAGCTATTGCCAAAGACAAGAAAGAGGCTGCATCTGGTGTGATGACGTTCTTTACTTTAGGAGCTATGGATCGAAAAAATGAAGTCCCCATTTGTCTTCCTAAAGACATTCCGACTCGCTCTAAGAAAGAACTTTTAAAAAAAGAAAAAGAGCTCTTAGGGATTTACCTTACAGAGCACCCTATGGATACCGTGCGAGATCATCTTTCTCGTCTTTCTGTAGTTCTTGCTGGAGAATTTGAAAATCTCCCGCATGGTTCTGTAGTCCGCACCGTGTTTATTATTGATAAAGTAACGACTAAAATTTCATCAAAAGCGCAAAAGAAGTTTGCTGTCCTTCGTGTTAGTGATGGCATCGATTCTTATGAACTGCCGATCTGGCCAGATATGTATGAAGAACAACAAGAACTTCTAGAAGAAGATCGTCTTATCTATGCTATTCTTGTTTTAGATAAGCGCAGTGATTCTCTACGTATTTCTTGTCGCTGGATGAAAGATCTTTCTATTGTTAATGAAAACATCATTTATGAGTGTGATCAAGCTTTTGATAGAATAAAAAATCAGGTGCAAAAAATGTCATTTACAATGTCAACCTCTGGCAAAGAAACTAAAGCTAAAGGGAATAAGCCTAATGAGAATGGGCATACACAAGCTTTAGCTCCTGTGACTCTATCTTTAGATCTCAATGAACTCCGTCATAGTCATCTATGTATCTTAAAGAAGATTGTGCAAAAGCACCCTGGCTCACGGACATTAGTTTTAGTTTTTACTCAAGATAACGAAAGAGTTGCCTCGATGTCTCCTGACGACGCGTATTTCGTTTGTGAAGATATTGAAGAACTCCGTCAAGAACTTGTGACTGCAGACCTTCCTGTGCGTGTAATTACTGTTTGA
- a CDS encoding tetratricopeptide repeat protein: MKFLLYVPLLLVLVSTGCDAKPVSFEPFSGKLSTQRFEPQHSAEEYFSQGQEFLKKGNFRKALLCFGIITHHFPRDILRNQAQYLIGVCYFTQDHPDLADKAFASYLQLPDAEYSEELFQMKYAIAQRFAQGKRKRICRLEGFPKLMNADEDALRIYDEILTAFPSKDLGAQALYSKAALLIVKNDLTEATKTLKKLTLQFPLHILSSEAFVRLSEIYLQQAKKEPHNLQYLHFAKLNEEAMKKQHPNHPLNEVVSANVGAMREHYARGLYATGRFYEKKKKAEAANIYYRTAITNYPDTLLVAKCQKRLDRISKHTS, from the coding sequence ATGAAATTTCTATTATACGTTCCACTTCTTCTTGTTCTCGTATCTACGGGGTGCGATGCAAAACCTGTTTCTTTTGAGCCCTTTTCAGGAAAGCTTTCCACCCAGCGTTTTGAGCCTCAGCACTCTGCTGAAGAATATTTTTCTCAGGGACAGGAATTCTTAAAAAAAGGAAATTTCAGAAAAGCTTTACTATGCTTTGGAATCATTACGCATCACTTCCCTAGGGACATCTTGCGTAATCAAGCACAGTATCTTATAGGAGTCTGTTACTTCACGCAGGATCACCCAGATTTAGCAGACAAGGCATTTGCATCTTACTTACAACTTCCTGATGCGGAGTACTCTGAAGAGTTGTTCCAGATGAAATATGCGATTGCTCAAAGATTTGCTCAAGGGAAGCGTAAACGGATTTGTCGATTAGAGGGCTTCCCAAAACTAATGAATGCTGATGAAGATGCGCTACGCATTTATGACGAGATTCTAACAGCGTTTCCTAGTAAAGACTTAGGAGCTCAGGCCCTCTATAGTAAAGCTGCGTTACTTATTGTAAAAAACGATCTTACAGAAGCCACCAAAACCTTAAAAAAACTCACGTTACAATTTCCTCTACATATTTTATCTTCAGAGGCCTTTGTACGTTTATCGGAAATCTATTTACAGCAAGCTAAGAAAGAGCCTCACAATCTTCAATATCTTCATTTTGCAAAGCTTAATGAAGAGGCAATGAAAAAGCAGCATCCTAACCATCCTCTGAATGAGGTTGTTTCTGCTAATGTTGGAGCTATGCGGGAACATTATGCTCGAGGTTTGTATGCCACAGGTCGTTTCTATGAGAAGAAGAAAAAAGCCGAGGCTGCGAATATCTATTACCGCACTGCGATTACAAACTACCCAGACACTTTATTAGTGGCTAAATGTCAAAAGCGTCTAGATAGAATATCTAAGCATACTTCCTAA
- a CDS encoding LPS assembly lipoprotein LptE: protein MRLFSLGTIYLFFSLALSSCCGYSILNSPYHLSSLGKSLLQERIFIAPIKEDPHGQLCSALTYELSKRSFAISGRSSCAGYTLKVELLNGIDKNIGFTYAPNKLGDKTHRHFIVSNEGRLSLSAKVQLINNDTQEVLIDQCVARESVDFDFEPDLGTANAHEFALGQFEMHSEAIKSARRILSIRLAETIAQQVYYDLF from the coding sequence ATGAGATTGTTTTCTTTAGGCACGATTTATCTTTTTTTTTCTCTAGCACTTTCGTCATGCTGTGGTTACTCTATTTTAAACAGCCCGTATCACTTATCGTCTTTAGGTAAGTCTTTATTACAGGAAAGAATTTTCATTGCTCCCATAAAAGAAGATCCTCATGGTCAGCTCTGCTCAGCTCTAACTTATGAGCTTAGTAAGCGTTCTTTTGCTATCTCTGGAAGGAGTTCTTGCGCAGGCTATACTCTTAAAGTAGAGCTTCTGAATGGTATTGACAAGAATATAGGTTTTACGTATGCCCCAAATAAACTCGGAGATAAGACTCACAGGCATTTTATAGTCTCTAATGAAGGCAGACTATCACTATCTGCAAAAGTACAGCTTATCAATAATGACACTCAAGAAGTCCTTATAGACCAATGTGTTGCTCGAGAGTCTGTAGACTTTGACTTTGAGCCTGACTTAGGAACAGCAAACGCTCATGAATTTGCTTTAGGCCAATTTGAAATGCATAGTGAAGCCATAAAAAGTGCTCGCCGTATACTATCTATACGCCTAGCCGAGACGATTGCTCAACAGGTATACTATGACCTTTTTTGA
- a CDS encoding ATP-binding protein translates to MTFFEGETVFPAVLSELHSMLDLIKRAGKQSKCPQEKLLKLELACEELLVNIISYAYQGENSPGTIAISCISHRGDLEVVIKDHGPSFNPLAVSINIQEDLPLEQRKLGGLGIFLAKSSVDEFLYAREDHCNIVHLKMLNGQHS, encoded by the coding sequence ATGACCTTTTTTGAAGGAGAAACCGTTTTTCCTGCAGTACTTAGTGAACTTCATAGCATGTTGGACTTAATCAAACGTGCAGGAAAACAATCTAAGTGCCCCCAAGAGAAGTTGTTAAAGCTCGAGCTTGCTTGTGAGGAGCTTCTCGTCAATATCATTTCTTATGCTTATCAGGGCGAAAATTCTCCAGGAACGATTGCGATTTCTTGCATCTCCCATAGAGGAGACTTAGAAGTTGTGATTAAAGACCATGGACCTTCTTTCAATCCTCTTGCTGTTTCAATCAACATTCAGGAAGATCTTCCCTTAGAACAGCGTAAACTCGGGGGCTTAGGGATTTTTCTGGCTAAAAGTTCTGTGGACGAGTTTCTTTATGCTCGTGAAGATCATTGCAATATTGTGCATTTAAAAATGCTCAATGGCCAACATTCCTAA
- a CDS encoding D-alanyl-D-alanine carboxypeptidase family protein: MKRPFFTYLCIIFYGSCASLSLHAGLSFPEVRGATAAVVHADSGKVFYDKDIDAVIYPASMTKIATALFILKHYPTVLDTLIKVKQDAIASITPQAKKQSGYRSPPHWLETDGSTIQLHLREELLGWDLFHALLVCSANDAANVLAMACCGSVEKFMDKLNFFLKEEIGCTHTHFNNPHGLHHPNHYTTTRDLISIMRCALKEPPFRGVISTTSYKIGATNLHGERILSPTNKLLLPGSTYHYPPALGGKTGTTKTAGKNLIMAAEKNNRLLVTIATGYSGPVSDLYQDVIALCETVFNEPLLRKELVPPSDCLQLEIANLGKLSCPLPEGLYYDFYASEDREPLSVSFIAHADAFPIEQGDLLGHWVFYDDEGKKISSQPFYAPCRFERTIKPWKLYMKRVFTSYRTYMSITMLLMYFRIRKHRKYKNLKHYSKI; this comes from the coding sequence ATGAAAAGACCTTTTTTTACCTATCTATGCATCATCTTCTACGGATCTTGTGCATCGTTATCTTTACATGCAGGACTCTCTTTCCCAGAAGTACGTGGAGCTACGGCTGCTGTTGTCCATGCCGACTCTGGGAAGGTATTCTATGATAAAGACATAGATGCTGTAATCTATCCTGCCAGCATGACGAAAATCGCAACTGCCCTCTTTATCCTAAAGCACTATCCCACAGTCCTCGATACTCTCATCAAAGTCAAACAAGATGCGATCGCTTCCATCACTCCGCAAGCAAAAAAACAATCAGGATATCGTAGTCCTCCCCACTGGTTAGAAACTGATGGATCTACAATACAGCTCCATCTTCGAGAAGAGCTTTTAGGGTGGGACCTGTTCCACGCCTTACTGGTCTGTTCTGCTAATGATGCTGCGAATGTCTTAGCTATGGCATGTTGCGGATCTGTAGAGAAGTTTATGGATAAGCTGAACTTCTTCTTAAAAGAAGAAATCGGCTGCACTCATACCCATTTTAATAATCCCCATGGGTTACATCATCCGAATCACTATACTACAACCCGTGATCTTATTAGCATCATGCGTTGCGCTCTGAAAGAACCTCCATTTCGAGGGGTCATCTCCACGACAAGCTATAAAATAGGGGCTACAAACCTGCATGGCGAACGGATCCTATCCCCAACAAACAAATTGCTTCTTCCTGGGTCTACCTACCACTATCCCCCAGCTTTAGGAGGGAAAACAGGGACCACCAAGACTGCAGGGAAAAATCTAATTATGGCTGCTGAAAAAAATAACCGCCTCTTGGTAACGATCGCAACGGGCTATTCGGGTCCTGTGAGTGATCTCTACCAAGATGTCATTGCTCTATGTGAAACGGTATTTAACGAGCCGCTATTAAGAAAAGAGCTCGTCCCCCCCTCCGACTGTCTCCAATTAGAAATAGCGAATCTTGGGAAGCTTTCTTGCCCTCTTCCTGAGGGACTCTACTATGACTTCTATGCCTCCGAAGATCGCGAACCTCTTTCTGTATCTTTTATTGCACATGCGGACGCCTTCCCTATTGAACAAGGAGATCTTCTTGGTCATTGGGTTTTTTATGACGATGAAGGCAAGAAAATTTCTTCCCAGCCTTTCTATGCCCCTTGTCGTTTTGAGCGCACTATCAAGCCTTGGAAACTCTATATGAAACGTGTCTTCACATCGTATAGAACCTATATGTCTATAACCATGCTGCTCATGTATTTTCGCATCCGCAAGCACCGCAAGTATAAAAATTTAAAACACTATTCTAAAATCTAA
- a CDS encoding RsmB/NOP family class I SAM-dependent RNA methyltransferase has translation MVPFRQHHAYQLLKQLHTSAISEADRVSYYFKQNRSLGSKDRQWIQNIIFNILRHRRLLETLILDSGEQVTPEALVAKVNEGVLENLDSYSAIPWPVRYSISDDLAHFLVQDYGEEQAEEIAKIWLTEAPITIRVNTDKISVKELQEKLEYPSSPGELPEALHFSKRHPLQSTEAFRRGFFEIQDENSQRISQGISLTDKDIVLDFCAGAGGKSLIFAQKAKHVVINDSRKAILQTAKHRLLRAGARNFSLADQLRLGSFSVVIVDAPCSGTGVFRRHPEHKWQFSKKLLLNYVRVQKSILKQASAYVGPRGRLVYITCSLLKEENEAHVAYMHSLGWKEVHRKTLPLQVGKGDAFFTSHFQKI, from the coding sequence ATGGTTCCTTTTCGTCAGCATCATGCTTATCAGCTGTTAAAACAGCTACACACGTCTGCAATTTCAGAAGCAGATAGAGTTTCGTACTATTTTAAACAAAACCGTTCTTTGGGGTCTAAGGATCGTCAGTGGATTCAAAATATTATTTTTAATATTTTGCGTCATCGCCGTCTTCTTGAAACTTTAATTCTTGATTCGGGAGAACAAGTAACTCCAGAAGCTCTCGTTGCGAAAGTAAACGAAGGGGTTCTAGAGAACTTGGACAGTTACAGCGCTATTCCCTGGCCTGTGCGTTACTCTATATCTGATGATCTTGCGCACTTCTTAGTTCAAGATTATGGAGAAGAACAGGCCGAGGAGATCGCCAAGATTTGGTTAACGGAAGCTCCGATTACGATTCGTGTGAATACAGATAAAATCTCCGTCAAAGAACTCCAAGAGAAGTTAGAATATCCAAGTTCTCCTGGAGAGCTTCCTGAGGCATTGCACTTTTCCAAACGTCATCCCTTACAATCTACAGAAGCATTTCGTCGTGGGTTTTTCGAAATCCAAGATGAAAACTCTCAGAGAATTTCTCAGGGCATTTCCCTAACAGATAAAGATATCGTCTTGGATTTTTGTGCAGGAGCAGGCGGGAAAAGCCTTATCTTTGCGCAGAAAGCAAAACATGTTGTGATCAATGACAGTCGTAAAGCTATTTTGCAAACTGCAAAGCATCGTTTATTACGTGCTGGAGCTAGGAATTTTTCTTTAGCGGATCAATTACGTTTAGGATCCTTTTCTGTAGTTATCGTAGACGCTCCTTGTTCTGGAACGGGAGTTTTCCGACGACATCCCGAACATAAGTGGCAATTTTCTAAGAAATTGTTGTTGAACTATGTGCGAGTGCAAAAGAGCATCTTAAAACAAGCAAGTGCTTATGTGGGACCTCGGGGACGACTTGTCTACATTACCTGTTCTCTTTTAAAAGAAGAAAATGAGGCTCATGTTGCCTACATGCACTCTTTAGGTTGGAAAGAAGTCCACAGAAAAACGCTTCCCTTACAAGTAGGTAAGGGCGACGCATTTTTTACTTCTCATTTTCAAAAAATCTAG